From the genome of Azospira restricta, one region includes:
- a CDS encoding alpha/beta hydrolase, with protein MDALPLLALLTAAALAPPLFHAALRRSLTPRRRHDGGEPQALGLPAEAISLTGGNGKRLFAWHIPAAGMAPAPCAVLLHGWGGHAGDLLPLAAPLHAAGYALLLPDARSHGRSEADSFASLPRFAEDLDCAIDWLRRQPGCDPARLAVVGHSVGAAAALLAASRRDDVAAVVSIAAFAHPASLMRRFLAARHVPFVPLGWYALRYIERTIGQRFDAIAPENTIRRVRCPLLLIHGRDDRTVPADEARHLAQRAGGRAQLLLLAGDHEAFAEPAAGIDAVRDFLAAALARR; from the coding sequence ATGGACGCGCTGCCGCTGCTGGCGCTGTTGACGGCGGCCGCGCTGGCACCGCCGCTGTTCCACGCCGCCTTGCGCCGCAGCCTGACGCCGCGGCGCCGCCACGACGGCGGCGAGCCGCAGGCGCTCGGTCTGCCGGCGGAAGCGATCTCGCTCACCGGCGGCAACGGCAAGCGCCTCTTCGCCTGGCACATCCCGGCGGCGGGCATGGCGCCGGCACCCTGTGCGGTGCTGCTGCACGGCTGGGGCGGCCACGCCGGCGACCTGCTGCCGCTGGCGGCGCCGCTCCACGCCGCCGGCTACGCGCTGCTGCTGCCCGACGCGCGCAGCCACGGGCGCAGCGAGGCCGACAGCTTCGCCTCGCTGCCGCGCTTCGCCGAGGACCTCGACTGCGCGATCGACTGGCTGCGCCGGCAGCCGGGCTGTGACCCGGCGCGGCTGGCGGTGGTCGGCCATTCGGTCGGCGCCGCGGCGGCGCTGCTCGCCGCCTCGCGCCGCGACGACGTCGCCGCCGTCGTCAGCATCGCCGCCTTCGCCCACCCGGCAAGCCTGATGCGCCGCTTCCTCGCCGCCCGGCACGTTCCCTTCGTGCCGCTCGGCTGGTATGCGCTGCGCTACATCGAGCGCACCATCGGCCAGCGCTTCGACGCGATCGCGCCGGAGAACACGATCCGCCGCGTGCGTTGCCCGCTGCTGCTGATCCACGGCCGCGACGACCGCACGGTGCCGGCGGACGAGGCGCGCCACCTGGCGCAGCGCGCCGGCGGCCGCGCGCAGCTGCTGTTGCTGGCGGGCGACCACGAAGCCTTCGCCGAGCCGGCGGCCGGCATCGACGCGGTACGCGATTTCCTCGCCGCAGCACTCGCCCGCCGCTGA
- a CDS encoding PilZ domain-containing protein: MKDSRSHPRYLLRWRAALVFDGQATEAAIEGKTYDLSLGGATLLTHEQVRDAGSTTLLLTPPPLLYGQPQKVIVVQARLVYSVHSDAHMCFRTGLHFIRFEDCGQRLLEDRLGQHVPALEALVVGS, from the coding sequence ATGAAAGACAGTCGCAGCCATCCGCGCTACCTGCTCCGCTGGCGAGCCGCGCTGGTCTTCGACGGACAGGCAACGGAAGCGGCAATCGAGGGCAAGACCTACGACCTGTCGCTCGGTGGCGCAACGCTGCTCACCCACGAGCAGGTGCGCGACGCCGGCTCCACCACGCTGCTGCTGACGCCGCCGCCGCTCCTCTACGGGCAGCCGCAGAAAGTCATCGTCGTCCAGGCGCGGCTGGTCTATTCGGTGCATTCGGATGCGCACATGTGCTTCCGCACCGGCCTGCATTTCATCCGTTTCGAGGACTGCGGCCAACGTCTGCTCGAGGACCGTCTCGGGCAGCACGTGCCGGCGCTGGAAGCCCTTGTCGTCGGCTCCTGA
- a CDS encoding exo-beta-N-acetylmuramidase NamZ domain-containing protein, producing MKRLLPLLGLFVAALAGAQPHLDVERLAPIAGIVEAEIAAGRIPGAVVLVGQRERIVYAQAFGQRALAPEAEPMTLDTVFDLASLTKVVATTPAVLRLAERGRLQLDAPAARYWPAFATHGKERISVRQLLAHTSGLPAGIDLAGAATPAAALARLAAVKPLSPPGGDPRYSDANFAVLGELVRRVSGQPLAAYVERQILRPLAMHDSGFLPPARLQPRLAPTTGNGRGLRRGEVHDPLAARLGGAAGNAGLFASAGDLARFARALLAGGAPILQPASVAAMFSPQTHAAAPPRGLGWRLEAPLAANRAALPPFAAASHLGYTGTGLWLDPLSGVHVVVLSSRLHPDGNGDASSLRARVVAAVAAALGPQPPQLFAAARPELAARVAPYVPKAVAAPVRAGIDVLAAAGFAPLAGLRVGLLTNRSGVDAAGRRSVDVLAAAPGVALVALFSPEHGLAADREGRVGDERDALTGLPVYSLYGATRRPTAAMLDGLDALVVDLADAGVRFYTYATTLAYVLEAAAERNLPVFVLDRPNPLAAGIAQGPALDAGRQSFTGYWPLPLRHGLTLGEFARLFVAEAGLAVRLSVVPLAGYRRGLWHDDTGLPWLPPSPNLLSLAAATLYPAVGLVEGAAVSVGRGTDAPFEQLGAPWIDGRQLAAELDALALPGVRFVPTEFVPATSRYAGEPCHGVRIEVLDRAALDSPQLGVALASVLHRLYPQHFALDKILGNLGSEETLAAIRAGQAPAAIAAGWAPALADFRARAAPFLLYAD from the coding sequence ATGAAGCGCCTGCTGCCGCTCCTGGGGTTGTTCGTCGCGGCGCTCGCCGGCGCGCAGCCGCACCTCGACGTCGAGCGGCTGGCGCCGATCGCCGGCATCGTCGAGGCCGAGATCGCCGCCGGCCGCATTCCCGGCGCCGTCGTCCTCGTCGGCCAGCGCGAGCGCATCGTCTATGCCCAGGCCTTCGGCCAGCGCGCGCTGGCGCCCGAGGCCGAGCCGATGACGCTGGACACCGTCTTCGACCTCGCCTCGCTGACCAAGGTCGTGGCGACGACGCCGGCGGTGCTGCGCCTCGCCGAGCGCGGCCGGCTCCAGCTCGACGCGCCGGCCGCGCGCTACTGGCCGGCGTTCGCCACGCATGGCAAGGAGCGGATCAGCGTCCGCCAGCTGCTCGCGCATACCTCCGGCCTGCCCGCCGGCATCGACCTCGCCGGTGCCGCAACGCCGGCGGCGGCGCTCGCCCGGCTGGCGGCCGTGAAGCCGCTGTCGCCGCCCGGCGGCGATCCGCGCTACAGCGACGCAAACTTCGCCGTGCTCGGCGAGCTGGTCCGCCGCGTCTCCGGCCAGCCGCTCGCCGCCTACGTCGAGCGCCAGATCCTGCGCCCGCTGGCCATGCACGACAGCGGCTTCCTGCCGCCGGCGCGGCTGCAGCCGCGCCTCGCGCCGACCACCGGCAATGGTCGCGGCCTGCGCCGCGGCGAGGTGCACGACCCGCTCGCCGCGCGCCTCGGCGGCGCCGCCGGCAACGCCGGGCTGTTCGCCAGCGCCGGCGATCTCGCCCGCTTCGCGCGCGCGCTGCTCGCCGGCGGCGCGCCGATCCTCCAGCCGGCGTCGGTGGCGGCGATGTTCTCGCCGCAGACGCATGCCGCGGCGCCGCCGCGCGGGCTGGGCTGGCGACTGGAAGCGCCGCTCGCCGCCAATCGCGCGGCGCTGCCACCGTTCGCCGCCGCCAGCCACCTCGGCTACACCGGCACCGGGCTATGGCTCGACCCGCTCTCCGGCGTCCATGTCGTCGTCCTCAGCAGCCGCCTCCATCCCGACGGCAACGGCGACGCGAGCTCGCTGCGCGCGCGCGTCGTCGCCGCGGTGGCGGCGGCGCTCGGGCCGCAGCCGCCGCAGCTGTTCGCCGCGGCGCGGCCGGAACTGGCCGCGCGCGTCGCGCCCTACGTGCCGAAGGCGGTCGCGGCGCCGGTGCGCGCCGGCATCGACGTGCTCGCCGCGGCCGGCTTCGCGCCGCTCGCCGGCCTGCGCGTCGGCCTCCTGACCAACCGCAGCGGCGTCGACGCCGCCGGCCGGCGCAGCGTCGACGTGCTCGCCGCGGCGCCAGGGGTGGCGCTCGTCGCGCTGTTCAGTCCCGAGCACGGGCTCGCCGCCGACCGCGAGGGGCGCGTCGGCGACGAGCGCGACGCGCTGACCGGGCTGCCGGTCTACAGCCTGTACGGTGCGACGCGGCGGCCGACGGCGGCGATGCTCGACGGCCTCGACGCGCTCGTTGTCGACCTCGCCGACGCCGGCGTCCGCTTCTACACCTACGCGACGACGCTCGCCTACGTGCTCGAAGCGGCGGCCGAGCGCAACCTGCCGGTGTTCGTCCTCGACCGCCCGAACCCGCTCGCCGCCGGCATCGCGCAGGGCCCGGCGCTCGATGCCGGGCGGCAGTCGTTCACCGGCTACTGGCCGCTGCCGCTGCGCCATGGGCTGACGCTCGGCGAGTTCGCCCGCCTGTTCGTCGCGGAGGCCGGCCTCGCCGTGCGCCTCTCCGTGGTGCCGCTCGCCGGCTACCGCCGCGGACTGTGGCACGACGACACCGGGCTGCCCTGGCTGCCGCCGTCGCCCAACCTGCTGAGCCTCGCCGCGGCGACCCTCTATCCGGCGGTCGGCCTGGTCGAGGGCGCCGCGGTCTCGGTCGGGCGCGGCACCGACGCGCCGTTCGAGCAGCTCGGCGCGCCGTGGATCGACGGCCGGCAACTGGCCGCCGAGCTCGACGCGCTGGCGCTGCCGGGCGTGCGCTTCGTGCCGACCGAATTCGTGCCGGCGACCTCGCGTTACGCCGGCGAGCCCTGCCACGGCGTGCGCATCGAGGTGCTCGACCGCGCCGCGCTCGATTCGCCGCAGCTCGGCGTCGCGCTGGCGAGCGTGCTGCACCGGCTGTATCCGCAGCATTTCGCGCTCGACAAGATCCTCGGCAACCTCGGCAGTGAGGAAACGCTCGCGGCGATCCGCGCCGGGCAGGCGCCGGCCGCGATCGCCGCCGGCTGGGCGCCGGCGCTCGCCGACTTCCGCGCGCGCGCCGCGCCCTTCCTGCTCTACGCCGACTGA
- the argH gene encoding argininosuccinate lyase, with protein sequence MSQNNSSQYTWAGRFSEPMSDLVKRYTASVDFDQRMWRQDIRGSLAHAKMLAKQGIIAAQDLADIERGMQQVWEEIESGRFEWSLDLEDVHLNIEKRLTALVGDAGKRLHTGRSRNDQVATDIRLWLRDTIDDILALIRQFQENLLVLAEQEAATPMPGSTHLQVAQPVTFGHHLLAYFEMTQRDKERFADCRKRVSRLPLGAAALAGTTYPIDREFVARELGFDGVCENSLDAVSDRDFGIEFCAAAALLMTHFSRLSEELVLWMNPRFGFVRIADRFCTGSSIMPQKKNPDVPELARGKTGRVNGSLIALLTLMKGQPLAYNKDNQEDKEPLFDTADTVLDTLRIFADMMGGIEARPENMRNALTQGFATATDLADYLVKKGLPFRDAHEAVGLAVKRAEDLGVDLPELPLAELQQFSPLVGDDVFAVLTVEGSLAARDHLGGTAPTQVRAAIARARSRL encoded by the coding sequence ATGAGCCAGAACAATTCCTCCCAATACACTTGGGCCGGCCGCTTCTCCGAGCCGATGTCCGACCTCGTCAAGCGCTACACGGCCTCGGTCGATTTCGACCAGCGCATGTGGCGCCAGGACATCCGCGGTTCGCTGGCGCACGCGAAGATGCTGGCCAAGCAGGGCATCATCGCCGCCCAGGACCTCGCCGACATCGAGCGCGGCATGCAGCAGGTGTGGGAGGAGATCGAATCCGGCCGCTTCGAATGGTCGCTCGACCTCGAGGACGTGCACCTCAACATCGAGAAGCGCCTGACCGCATTGGTCGGCGACGCCGGCAAGCGCCTGCACACCGGCCGCTCGCGCAATGACCAGGTGGCGACCGACATCCGCCTGTGGCTGCGCGACACGATCGACGACATCCTCGCGCTGATCCGCCAGTTCCAGGAGAACCTGCTGGTGCTGGCCGAGCAGGAAGCGGCGACGCCGATGCCCGGCTCGACGCACCTGCAGGTCGCGCAGCCGGTGACCTTCGGCCACCACCTCCTGGCCTACTTCGAGATGACGCAGCGCGACAAGGAACGCTTCGCCGACTGCCGCAAGCGCGTCAGCCGCCTGCCGCTCGGCGCCGCGGCGCTGGCCGGCACGACCTACCCGATCGACCGCGAGTTCGTCGCCAGGGAACTCGGCTTCGACGGCGTCTGCGAGAACTCGCTCGACGCGGTGTCGGATCGCGACTTCGGCATCGAATTCTGCGCCGCCGCCGCCTTGCTGATGACGCACTTCTCGCGCCTCTCGGAAGAGCTGGTGCTGTGGATGAACCCGCGCTTCGGCTTCGTCAGGATCGCCGACCGCTTCTGCACCGGCAGCTCGATCATGCCGCAGAAGAAGAACCCGGACGTGCCGGAACTGGCGCGCGGCAAGACCGGCCGCGTGAACGGCAGCCTGATCGCGCTGCTGACGCTGATGAAGGGCCAGCCGCTGGCGTACAACAAGGACAACCAGGAAGACAAGGAGCCGCTGTTCGACACCGCCGACACGGTGCTGGACACGCTGCGCATCTTCGCCGACATGATGGGCGGCATCGAGGCGCGCCCGGAGAACATGCGCAACGCGCTGACGCAGGGCTTCGCCACCGCGACCGACCTCGCCGACTACCTGGTCAAGAAGGGCCTGCCCTTCCGCGACGCGCACGAAGCGGTCGGCCTCGCCGTCAAGCGCGCCGAGGACCTCGGCGTCGACCTGCCCGAACTGCCGCTCGCCGAGCTGCAGCAGTTCTCGCCGCTGGTCGGCGACGACGTCTTCGCCGTGCTGACGGTCGAAGGCTCGCTCGCCGCCCGCGACCACCTCGGCGGCACCGCGCCGACGCAGGTGCGCGCGGCGATCGCACGGGCGCGCAGCCGCCTCTGA
- a CDS encoding carboxymuconolactone decarboxylase family protein, whose translation MSKSFVTLTRDVAQGLDALRRDIPETMQGFNAMAKSALRGGAIDELHKELIALAIGVASRCDACIGFHVKALIRLGVTRAQLMETLGICTYMGGGPTLMYAAEAVRAYDELMARSAAPATA comes from the coding sequence ATGAGCAAATCCTTCGTCACCCTCACCCGCGACGTCGCCCAGGGCCTGGACGCGCTGCGCCGGGACATCCCGGAAACGATGCAGGGTTTCAACGCGATGGCCAAGTCGGCACTCAGGGGCGGCGCCATCGACGAGCTGCACAAGGAACTGATCGCGCTGGCGATCGGCGTCGCCAGCCGCTGCGACGCCTGCATCGGCTTCCACGTCAAGGCGCTGATCCGGCTCGGCGTGACGCGCGCGCAGCTGATGGAAACGCTGGGCATCTGCACCTACATGGGCGGCGGCCCGACGCTGATGTACGCGGCGGAAGCGGTGCGCGCCTACGACGAGTTGATGGCGCGCAGCGCCGCGCCGGCGACCGCCTGA
- a CDS encoding protein kinase domain-containing protein, translating into MATPPPDRIGKYEIVGELGRGATASVYLARDPFAQREVALKLAFPEALKDRERGRLYSHLFLNEASLVGKLNHPHIVQIYDAVVADDLCYIVMEYVPGGTLEAFCTPDRLLPVERVVEIAFKCSRALDFAHRLGVTHRDIKPANILVAGANAGSGDIKISDFGAAITGSAERTQVSGIGSPAYMSPQQVKEQPLDHRTDIYSLGVVMYQLLAGQLPFQASNNYNMVYQIINTAPTPLHQLRREVPASLEAIVARAMAKELDRRYAEWTEFAQDLAEFFRSKKRRAAAQDFAETEKFDTLRSLTFFADFSDVEIWEVVGFSQWREVAPGDLVMRDGEPGDFFCFLADGELKVSKHGKILNLLTAGDCFGEMAVISRGAQLRGADVSALTDAKVITVRGEALARASEACRMHFYQAFLEVLANRLALANQRLAAF; encoded by the coding sequence ATGGCCACGCCCCCGCCCGACCGCATCGGCAAGTACGAGATCGTCGGCGAGCTGGGGCGCGGCGCGACCGCTTCCGTCTACCTCGCGCGCGACCCCTTCGCGCAGCGCGAGGTCGCGCTCAAGCTGGCCTTCCCCGAGGCGCTGAAGGACCGCGAGCGCGGCCGGCTGTACTCGCACCTGTTCCTCAACGAGGCCTCGCTGGTCGGCAAGCTGAACCACCCGCACATCGTGCAGATCTACGATGCGGTGGTCGCCGACGACCTCTGCTACATCGTCATGGAATACGTGCCGGGCGGCACGCTGGAGGCCTTCTGCACGCCCGACCGGCTGCTGCCGGTCGAGCGCGTCGTCGAGATCGCGTTCAAGTGCTCGCGCGCGCTCGACTTCGCGCACCGCCTCGGCGTCACCCACCGCGACATCAAGCCGGCGAACATCCTGGTCGCCGGCGCCAACGCCGGCAGCGGCGACATCAAGATCTCCGACTTCGGCGCCGCGATCACCGGCAGCGCCGAGCGCACGCAGGTGTCCGGGATCGGCTCGCCGGCCTACATGTCGCCGCAGCAGGTGAAGGAACAGCCGCTCGACCACCGCACCGACATCTACTCGCTCGGCGTCGTCATGTACCAGCTGCTCGCCGGCCAGCTGCCGTTCCAGGCGAGCAACAACTACAACATGGTCTACCAGATCATCAACACCGCGCCGACGCCGCTGCACCAGCTGCGTCGGGAGGTGCCGGCGAGCCTCGAGGCGATCGTCGCCCGGGCCATGGCCAAGGAACTCGACCGGCGCTACGCGGAGTGGACGGAGTTCGCGCAGGACCTCGCCGAATTCTTCCGCAGCAAGAAGCGGCGGGCGGCGGCGCAGGATTTCGCGGAGACCGAGAAGTTCGACACGCTGCGTTCGCTCACCTTCTTCGCCGACTTCTCCGACGTCGAGATCTGGGAAGTGGTGGGCTTCTCGCAGTGGCGGGAAGTCGCGCCCGGCGACCTGGTGATGCGCGACGGCGAGCCCGGCGATTTCTTCTGCTTCCTCGCCGACGGCGAGCTGAAGGTGAGCAAGCACGGCAAGATCCTCAACCTGCTCACCGCCGGCGACTGCTTCGGCGAAATGGCGGTGATCAGCCGCGGCGCGCAGCTGCGCGGCGCCGACGTCTCGGCGCTGACCGACGCGAAGGTGATCACGGTGCGCGGCGAGGCGCTCGCGCGCGCCTCGGAGGCCTGCCGCATGCACTTCTATCAGGCCTTCCTGGAAGTGCTGGCCAACCGGCTGGCGCTCGCCAACCAGCGCCTCGCCGCGTTCTAG
- a CDS encoding putative glycoside hydrolase, with the protein MKVAAVLFCALLLAAPALALSGRVLDADSGKPIAGAVVTRSGEVAMTDGDGRYAFAASGGTVAARAVGYRRATVDAAGADEAPPLRLAPVRPKALYLSVWGIGERSLREAALAIAGATEINALVIDVKGDAGLVPYPSQVALAEAIGARRHTTVRDLPALVAKLKDDGLYLIARVVVFKDDPLAVAHPQWAVNTGAGALYRDREGLAWIDPARREAWDYTLDLAEEAAAAGFDEIQFDYVRFPDAVGLAFAVPNTEEERVTAIAGFLATARQRLAPYNVFIAADIFGYVAWNANDTFIGQKIEPLAAHADYLSPMLYPSGFHLGIPGYANPVAHPYEIVQLTLQRAIARSGLSPLRFRPWLQAFRDYAFDRRAFAGDEIRRQIDAAEAVGSHGWMLWNPRNVYTDAGLRKR; encoded by the coding sequence ATGAAAGTCGCCGCCGTGCTCTTCTGCGCGCTGCTGCTGGCGGCGCCGGCGCTGGCGCTGTCCGGCCGCGTGCTCGACGCCGACAGCGGCAAGCCGATCGCCGGCGCCGTCGTCACCCGCAGCGGCGAGGTGGCGATGACCGACGGCGACGGTCGCTACGCCTTCGCCGCCAGCGGCGGCACGGTCGCCGCGCGCGCCGTCGGCTACCGGCGCGCGACCGTCGACGCCGCCGGCGCGGACGAGGCGCCGCCGCTGCGCCTTGCGCCGGTCCGCCCGAAGGCGCTCTATCTGTCGGTCTGGGGAATCGGCGAGCGCAGCCTGCGCGAGGCCGCGCTGGCGATCGCCGGGGCCACCGAGATCAACGCGCTGGTGATCGACGTCAAGGGCGACGCCGGGCTCGTTCCCTATCCGAGCCAGGTGGCGCTCGCCGAGGCGATCGGCGCGCGTCGCCACACGACGGTGCGCGACCTGCCGGCGCTGGTCGCGAAGCTGAAGGACGACGGCCTCTACCTGATCGCCCGCGTGGTCGTGTTCAAGGACGATCCGCTCGCCGTCGCGCATCCGCAGTGGGCGGTGAACACCGGCGCCGGCGCGCTCTACCGCGACCGCGAGGGACTCGCCTGGATCGACCCGGCGCGGCGCGAGGCGTGGGACTACACGCTCGATCTCGCCGAGGAGGCGGCCGCCGCCGGCTTCGACGAGATCCAGTTCGACTACGTGCGCTTCCCCGACGCGGTCGGCCTCGCCTTCGCGGTGCCGAACACCGAGGAGGAGCGCGTCACCGCGATCGCCGGCTTCCTCGCCACCGCGCGGCAGCGGCTGGCGCCGTACAACGTCTTCATCGCCGCCGACATCTTCGGCTACGTCGCGTGGAACGCCAACGACACCTTCATCGGGCAGAAGATCGAGCCGCTCGCCGCGCATGCCGACTACCTGTCGCCGATGCTCTATCCGTCAGGCTTCCACCTCGGCATCCCCGGCTACGCCAACCCGGTCGCGCATCCGTACGAGATCGTGCAGCTCACGCTGCAGCGCGCGATCGCCAGGAGCGGCCTGTCGCCGCTGCGCTTCCGCCCGTGGCTGCAGGCCTTCCGCGACTACGCGTTCGACCGCCGCGCCTTCGCCGGCGACGAGATCCGCCGCCAGATCGACGCCGCCGAGGCGGTCGGCAGCCACGGCTGGATGCTGTGGAACCCGCGCAACGTCTACACCGACGCGGGATTGCGCAAGCGATGA
- the prmC gene encoding peptide chain release factor N(5)-glutamine methyltransferase — protein MSAPAAQTIRAAVEQVRRRVPRLDARLLMQHLLGITHAQFLADPDRRLSGEQIEAFMTLVLRRERGEPVAYLVGEKDFYSRSFKVTPAVLIPRPDTELIVTLALKRLQTLAWPRVLDLGTGSGAIAVTLACEHPEAAVLAVDVSPAALAVARENAARLGGKVGFVESDWFSALADERFDLIVANPPYVAARDPHLSQDGLPFEPDLALTDGADGLSCIRRIVAEAPAHLVPGGLLLIEHGYDQGAAVRALLAAGPFADVCTWQDLSGNDRVSGGCLAAVA, from the coding sequence ATGAGCGCGCCGGCGGCCCAGACCATCCGCGCCGCGGTCGAGCAGGTCCGCCGCCGGGTGCCGCGCCTCGATGCGCGCCTCTTGATGCAGCACCTGCTCGGCATCACGCACGCACAGTTCCTCGCCGATCCCGACCGCCGGCTGTCCGGCGAGCAGATCGAGGCCTTCATGACGCTGGTGCTGCGCCGCGAGCGCGGCGAGCCGGTCGCCTACCTGGTCGGCGAGAAAGATTTCTACAGCCGCAGCTTCAAGGTCACGCCGGCCGTGCTGATCCCGCGCCCGGACACCGAGCTGATCGTCACGCTGGCGCTCAAGAGGCTGCAGACGCTGGCCTGGCCGCGCGTGCTCGACCTCGGCACCGGCAGCGGCGCGATCGCGGTGACCCTCGCTTGCGAGCATCCGGAGGCGGCGGTGCTCGCCGTCGACGTGTCGCCGGCGGCGCTGGCGGTGGCCCGCGAGAACGCCGCGCGCCTCGGCGGCAAGGTCGGCTTCGTCGAGAGCGACTGGTTCTCGGCGCTTGCCGACGAGCGCTTCGACCTGATCGTCGCCAACCCGCCCTACGTCGCCGCGCGCGACCCGCACCTCTCGCAGGACGGCCTGCCCTTCGAACCCGACCTGGCGCTGACCGACGGCGCTGACGGCCTCTCCTGCATCCGCCGCATCGTCGCCGAGGCGCCGGCGCACCTCGTCCCCGGCGGCCTGCTGCTGATCGAGCACGGTTACGACCAGGGCGCGGCGGTGCGTGCGCTGCTCGCCGCCGGGCCGTTCGCCGACGTCTGCACCTGGCAGGACCTCTCCGGCAACGACCGCGTCAGCGGCGGCTGTCTCGCCGCCGTCGCCTGA
- a CDS encoding polysaccharide deacetylase family protein, protein MRDGTEAARNRAGTTLGCCGRLLALFALLAAALPAAAGAAILVYHRFGDTVADGMTTRTAVFASQLAGLRAAGYAIVPLAAVVDGLAGRAPLPAKAVAITVDDGHRTVYTELLPILRREHLPVTLFVYPSAISNASYALTWEQLAELAGSGLADVQSHTLWHPDFRIERKRLAADDYRRFVRRQLEAPRDILKRRLGADADFLAWPFGIHDAELQAAAAATGYRAAFALGERHATAADAPLALPRYLIVDAHGVDGLLRLLQAGERRAAEAAR, encoded by the coding sequence ATGCGAGACGGCACCGAAGCGGCCCGAAACCGGGCCGGCACGACCCTGGGCTGCTGCGGCCGGCTGCTGGCGCTGTTTGCGCTGCTCGCGGCGGCGCTACCGGCCGCCGCCGGCGCGGCGATCCTCGTCTATCACCGCTTCGGCGACACCGTCGCCGACGGCATGACGACGCGCACCGCCGTCTTCGCCTCGCAGCTCGCCGGCTTGCGCGCCGCGGGCTACGCGATCGTGCCGCTCGCCGCGGTCGTCGACGGCCTCGCCGGGCGGGCGCCGCTGCCGGCGAAGGCGGTCGCGATCACCGTCGACGATGGCCACCGCACGGTCTACACGGAACTCCTGCCGATCCTCCGCCGCGAACATCTGCCGGTGACGCTGTTCGTCTATCCGTCGGCGATCTCGAACGCGTCGTACGCCCTGACCTGGGAGCAGCTCGCCGAGCTTGCCGGCAGCGGCCTCGCCGACGTGCAGTCGCACACGCTGTGGCACCCGGACTTCCGCATCGAGCGCAAACGCCTCGCCGCCGACGACTACCGCCGCTTCGTCCGCCGGCAGCTGGAGGCGCCGCGCGACATCCTGAAGCGGCGCCTCGGCGCCGACGCCGATTTCCTCGCCTGGCCGTTCGGCATCCACGACGCCGAGCTGCAGGCCGCCGCCGCCGCAACCGGCTACCGCGCCGCGTTCGCGCTCGGCGAGCGCCATGCGACCGCGGCCGACGCGCCGCTGGCGCTGCCGCGCTACCTGATCGTCGATGCGCACGGCGTCGACGGACTGCTGCGCCTGCTGCAGGCGGGCGAGCGGCGTGCGGCGGAGGCGGCGCGATGA
- the grxD gene encoding Grx4 family monothiol glutaredoxin, producing the protein MDVQALIHEQVTGNPVVLYMKGTPQFPQCGFSARAVQILKACGVNDFYSVNVLENPEIRAGIKDYANWPTIPQLFIKGEFIGGSDIMTEMYQAGELQQLLAGLADAA; encoded by the coding sequence ATGGACGTTCAGGCTCTCATCCACGAACAGGTCACCGGCAACCCGGTCGTGCTCTACATGAAAGGCACGCCGCAGTTCCCGCAGTGCGGCTTCTCGGCGCGCGCCGTGCAGATCCTCAAGGCCTGCGGCGTCAACGATTTCTACAGCGTCAACGTGCTGGAGAACCCGGAGATCCGCGCCGGCATCAAGGACTACGCCAACTGGCCGACGATCCCGCAGCTCTTCATCAAGGGCGAGTTCATCGGCGGCTCGGACATCATGACCGAGATGTACCAGGCCGGCGAACTGCAGCAGCTGCTGGCCGGGCTCGCCGACGCCGCCTGA